A window of the Kosakonia radicincitans DSM 16656 genome harbors these coding sequences:
- a CDS encoding DUF1158 domain-containing protein, which produces MKHPLESLVTLAGILLMAFISVLLLPAPSLGLQLAQSLMQRFHLLDLNQLYTLLYCLWFLLLGCIEFFVLRFIWRRWFAV; this is translated from the coding sequence ATGAAACACCCGCTCGAATCGCTGGTTACGCTGGCAGGCATCCTGTTGATGGCTTTTATCTCTGTCCTGCTGCTGCCCGCGCCATCACTGGGCCTGCAACTGGCGCAAAGTCTGATGCAGCGCTTTCATCTGCTGGATTTGAACCAGCTTTATACCCTGCTCTACTGCCTGTGGTTTTTACTGCTTGGCTGCATTGAGTTTTTCGTACTGCGTTTTATCTGGCGGCGCTGGTTCGCCGTCTGA
- a CDS encoding YdgH/BhsA/McbA-like domain containing protein, which translates to MKFIKTFVAVAALSALSFGSFAQSISASASTLSAAEAKIAAQAEKANASYKITSARADNGVYMTAELTK; encoded by the coding sequence ATGAAATTCATCAAAACTTTCGTTGCAGTTGCCGCACTGTCCGCCCTCTCTTTCGGTTCTTTTGCCCAGAGCATCAGCGCCAGTGCATCGACGCTCTCCGCCGCTGAAGCCAAAATTGCTGCACAGGCGGAAAAAGCCAATGCGTCTTACAAAATCACCAGCGCACGTGCTGACAACGGCGTGTATATGACTGCTGAACTGACGAAATAA
- a CDS encoding nitroreductase family protein produces the protein MSDNFLALAKQRRTIYALGKDLPVAEEVVIETIKEAIRQAPSAFNSQSSRALILLGKEHAKFWELTREQLRKIVPEESFKATSDKLDGFAAAAGSVLFFEDQDVVKGLQEQFAAYADNFPVWSEHSTGIAQYAVWLALAEKGIGANLQHYNPLVDADVQSSWNISANWKLRGHMNFGSIVAPAGEKAFMDDDKRFVVAR, from the coding sequence ATGTCAGACAATTTTCTTGCTTTAGCGAAACAGCGCAGAACCATTTATGCCCTTGGTAAAGATCTGCCGGTTGCAGAAGAGGTTGTTATCGAGACCATTAAAGAAGCTATTCGCCAGGCACCTTCTGCGTTTAACTCCCAGAGTTCTCGTGCGTTGATTCTGTTAGGTAAAGAGCATGCGAAATTCTGGGAGCTGACCCGCGAGCAGTTGAGAAAAATTGTTCCGGAAGAGAGTTTCAAAGCGACATCCGACAAACTGGATGGTTTTGCCGCCGCTGCGGGTTCGGTGCTGTTCTTTGAAGATCAGGACGTGGTGAAAGGGTTGCAGGAGCAGTTCGCTGCCTACGCCGATAACTTCCCTGTCTGGTCAGAACACAGTACCGGTATCGCCCAATACGCCGTCTGGCTGGCGCTGGCGGAAAAAGGTATTGGTGCTAACCTTCAGCACTATAACCCGCTCGTTGATGCTGACGTGCAGAGCAGCTGGAATATTTCGGCGAACTGGAAACTGCGCGGCCATATGAACTTTGGTTCCATCGTGGCTCCGGCGGGCGAAAAAGCCTTCATGGACGATGACAAACGTTTTGTCGTTGCCCGCTAA